Sequence from the Vicia villosa cultivar HV-30 ecotype Madison, WI unplaced genomic scaffold, Vvil1.0 ctg.004503F_1_1, whole genome shotgun sequence genome:
TATGACACGCCAGAAGAAGCAGCTCGAGCTTACGACGAAGCCGCTCGAGCTTTACGCGGCGAAAATGCTCGAACCAATTTCGCCGCAGCATCAGAAGCCACCACACCATGTATTGATGATCAAGGAGTACTATTATCATCACCACAAACAAATGAAGGAAAAAACAACAGTTTAACTTTTGCTTCATTGAAAGCAAAGTTGAGCAAGAATCTTCAAAGTATTATGGCAAGAACTAGTGATCATCATAACAGCAGCAACAAGTTTTCAAAGAGTAGAGTGAGTGATCATTTCACGTTTGCTAGTATATTCAACCGGAAGAATAATTACCACCAAATCTCTGCAGTTGATATGAAGAACATTGAAAAAGTGGTGCAGCCTAGCATTATTGTTCCTCCTGTTGAATCTTCAAGTGTTTCTGATTCTAGTTCTGAATGGTTTGGTTTTCAGAATCATGGATTAGACTCTGATGGATCTGATATAGTGGAGAATAATAATAATGGCACAAATAGTACTATTAATAATGTTAGTATTAATGTTGGTGATCAAGGTTTTTTGGATCAACTCTTGGGTTGGATTGATGATAGTTCTGATATTTGTGAAGGTTCAAGTAGTAAGAGGTTTAAGGTATCTTCTTCTGTTCTTGTGCCTCCAACTTTCTCTAGCTCTCCCTATGATTGTGGTTCACCTTATAGTGGTTATGCCTCTCCTTATAATAGTTGTGGCTCACCTTGTAATGGATATGCATCTCCTTATTATGGTAGCCAGaagtaaaaaattgaaatataacaTGTAGTTCGTGTCTGGATTGACGGTGAATATGACAGAATCACAGTGAATCACCGCGAATCTGGCAAAAACTATGTAATTTATAAAGTTACAGTGTCACTGTGATTTTGTTAAAATTCGCCGCAATCCAAACATGGAAGTATTGATAGTCATGGTGGTGTTTGGCTTATTTTGATTGATGCCTGCTAAAATTTGTTATGAGCATCTTTTCAAAAAAGTTAATCAAAacttcaaactctctctctctatgTTATGATGAAGAGTTGAAGACTAAGTTCTTATAGCATGTATATGTACATATAGAAAAAGAACTTTGGTTTTATATAAGAAaagtattttagtttaattatgcCAAAGGATATGAAATTAATGATATATGAAAGTTTGGTTGAAAAGTGAACTCTCTTTTTAAGTTGAttttatatgtgatgttttggatTAGTTTGAGTTGGTGGAAATTAGTAGAAGAATGTCCATTTATTACACGTGGGGTGTAAATTTGTATCTATTGGTGGTTGCAGAGAATAATATGAGTGGCTAGGTAGGTGCACCTATATATATGGAAAAAACATTTTCCACTTAACTAGTTTTGATTGTTTCTGGTTATTAAATCTCCTAAAGGAATGTGAGAATTTTAACCAAACAATAGTGATAAATAAGTTTATGTTAAGAATGAATGTTTGGGAAATACTTGATCAGTGTCATACACAAACTCTGAATTACTAAGATCTTCTAGGAATCAGGgtgcataaataaaaaataataataatgtgagaaatttaatcaaataattgaACTCGAGTGATAAACGAACTTTTGTTAAGGACGAAGATTTAAGAAATACAGAGTTTGATTTCTGGTATGAACAATATTTGATCAATACCATGAACAAATTCTAAATTACTTGGGTCCCTTATAAACCAAGGCgcataaagaaattttttttatatatattctctTTGTCATACTTGTTAAATTTGAGCCTAGACATTTAATTTTTTGCTGTGTgattttctataaatattttcataACTTTAGACCTTGCACTAATTCTTAACATTACTGTGATTTGTCCTTATATTGAGACACGTTGTTTGGTACTTGGAACCTTTTCTCACTATCCTTGAATAAgaataaatattttgttgttaaCTCACTTTGAATTTTTTCCATTTCTGTGTTTTAACGTTACATTATAAGATTATGTCTAGAATACAAATTTGGAAATTTCTTTTCTTACCTCCCTCTTTTCTAGTTCACCtccggtgaaaaacccaaaataccctcacttcggaaatgcatttccgaaacgcttttttttttttttctaaaatttgtcttattttgaaaatgcacttccgaaaacacgaaaaaaaggtgttttcggagatgcatttccgaaaacaccccttttttgggttttcggagatgcatttccaaaaacacctttttttttggagggggtgtcttcggagatgtatatccgaaatattccaagaccaaattggtcttggaattcaataattattaaaaaattaatatcaagttgaatcaatacaattaataggtataaaatcagggtgaatcaataaaatgaaggttaatcaataaaatcaaggtgaatcaaaatttcctaaacaattttaaagttaaaaataatttttaacttatataaatatataatatataaatatataataattaatatataaatatataaatatacaataattattataaattaaaacactcatttttataatt
This genomic interval carries:
- the LOC131642113 gene encoding ethylene-responsive transcription factor ERN2-like; protein product: MAGAEATKYASATSNITKSKKPNMRRFIGVRQRPSGRWVAEIKDSSQHVRLWLGTYDTPEEAARAYDEAARALRGENARTNFAAASEATTPCIDDQGVLLSSPQTNEGKNNSLTFASLKAKLSKNLQSIMARTSDHHNSSNKFSKSRVSDHFTFASIFNRKNNYHQISAVDMKNIEKVVQPSIIVPPVESSSVSDSSSEWFGFQNHGLDSDGSDIVENNNNGTNSTINNVSINVGDQGFLDQLLGWIDDSSDICEGSSSKRFKVSSSVLVPPTFSSSPYDCGSPYSGYASPYNSCGSPCNGYASPYYGSQK